In Streptomyces sp. NBC_00483, a single window of DNA contains:
- a CDS encoding TlyA family RNA methyltransferase has translation MAGVARRRLDAELVNRKLARSREHASQLIAAGRVSVARIVATKPATQVNEGVSIVVAADDSDPEYVSRGGHKLAGALEAFGPQGLDVKGRRALDAGASTGGFTDVLLRAGVAHVVAVDVGYGQLAWSLQSDERVTVKDRTNVRELTLEAIDDVPVDIVVGDLSFIPLGLVLPALVRCAAPEADLVMMVKPQFEVGKERLGSGGVVRSPELRAEAVRRVAEQAWKLGYGVRGVTASPLPGPSGNVEYFLWLRAGADQLDPADVDRAVAEGPR, from the coding sequence GTGGCAGGTGTGGCACGTCGCCGCCTCGACGCCGAACTCGTCAACCGCAAGCTGGCGCGTTCGCGCGAGCACGCGAGCCAGCTGATCGCCGCGGGCCGGGTCAGCGTCGCCAGGATCGTCGCGACCAAGCCCGCGACGCAGGTCAACGAGGGCGTGTCCATCGTCGTCGCGGCCGACGACAGCGACCCCGAGTACGTCTCGCGCGGCGGGCACAAGCTCGCGGGCGCGCTGGAGGCGTTCGGTCCGCAGGGGCTCGACGTCAAGGGGCGCAGGGCGCTGGACGCGGGTGCGTCCACCGGTGGCTTCACCGATGTGCTGCTGCGGGCCGGCGTCGCGCACGTCGTCGCCGTCGACGTCGGCTACGGGCAGCTCGCGTGGTCACTGCAGAGCGATGAACGCGTCACCGTCAAGGACCGTACGAACGTACGCGAATTGACGCTGGAGGCGATCGATGACGTACCCGTGGACATCGTGGTCGGGGACCTGTCCTTCATTCCGCTCGGCCTTGTGCTGCCCGCCCTCGTACGGTGCGCGGCTCCGGAGGCGGATCTCGTGATGATGGTCAAGCCGCAGTTCGAGGTGGGCAAGGAGCGGCTCGGCAGCGGGGGCGTCGTGCGCAGCCCCGAACTGCGGGCCGAGGCGGTGCGCAGGGTCGCCGAGCAGGCATGGAAGCTCGGATACGGCGTGCGCGGCGTGACCGCGAGCCCCCTGCCGGGACCGTCCGGGAACGTCGAGTACTTTCTGTG
- a CDS encoding SCP2 sterol-binding domain-containing protein: MATTEECRAALDKLSDNMAGADGDVRTAAALDRSLSCRITDLDVTFSGRLKDGRIEVLDTRPGPPSEKAQIRLAMTGDDLVSMVDGELNFAKAWASGRVKLEASFRDLLRLRTLL, encoded by the coding sequence ATGGCGACGACTGAGGAGTGCCGGGCGGCGCTCGACAAACTCTCGGACAACATGGCGGGGGCCGACGGGGACGTGCGCACGGCCGCGGCCCTGGACCGCTCGCTGAGCTGCCGGATCACCGACCTCGACGTGACGTTTTCCGGCCGACTCAAGGACGGCCGGATCGAGGTCCTCGACACGCGCCCCGGGCCGCCCTCCGAGAAGGCGCAGATCCGGCTCGCGATGACCGGCGACGACCTGGTGTCGATGGTCGACGGCGAGCTGAACTTCGCTAAGGCGTGGGCGTCGGGACGCGTGAAGCTCGAGGCCTCGTTCCGCGACCTGCTGCGGCTCAGGACGCTGCTGTAG